In Candidatus Methylomirabilota bacterium, a genomic segment contains:
- the nadC gene encoding carboxylating nicotinate-nucleotide diphosphorylase: MGESEHTPLGGTIPFQVRHLIEVALEEDLASGDPTTEALILDQERGRADAVVRAPGVVAGTWVFAQVFTTLDPSLQVELLVVDGSHVTQGESVAVVSGALASILKAERVALNFLQRISGIATETARYVAAAAGLPVRIVDTRKTAPGMRWLDKYAVRMGGGFNHRLTLSDGILVKDNHLAVVRGRGETFKTMLGRLRDRASHLLKVQVEVETLEEATEAVEAGADALLLDQMSLEHMQEVVRRYKGRVLIEASGGVTLGNVRQVAETGVDLISVGALTHSPRALDISVEVHPI; this comes from the coding sequence TTGGGCGAGTCGGAGCATACTCCGTTAGGGGGTACCATTCCCTTCCAGGTCCGTCACCTGATAGAGGTGGCACTGGAGGAGGACTTGGCCAGCGGGGATCCCACCACGGAGGCTCTGATCCTCGATCAGGAGCGGGGCAGAGCAGACGCCGTGGTCCGGGCGCCCGGCGTGGTGGCCGGGACGTGGGTCTTCGCCCAAGTCTTCACCACGCTCGACCCCAGCCTTCAGGTGGAACTGCTGGTTGTGGACGGGAGCCACGTCACCCAGGGAGAAAGCGTCGCTGTTGTGAGCGGTGCGCTCGCGAGTATTCTGAAGGCTGAACGGGTTGCCCTGAACTTTCTTCAGCGGATTTCGGGCATCGCCACCGAGACCGCCCGATACGTTGCCGCCGCGGCGGGACTTCCGGTTCGGATTGTGGATACCCGGAAGACCGCTCCGGGCATGCGGTGGCTGGACAAGTATGCTGTGCGGATGGGCGGGGGGTTCAATCACCGGCTGACCCTGAGCGACGGCATCCTGGTCAAAGACAACCACCTGGCGGTGGTCAGGGGCCGTGGAGAAACGTTTAAGACGATGTTAGGCCGACTCCGGGATCGAGCGAGCCATCTCCTCAAGGTCCAGGTGGAGGTCGAAACTTTGGAGGAGGCAACCGAGGCCGTCGAGGCCGGGGCGGATGCGCTGCTGCTGGATCAGATGTCTCTCGAGCACATGCAGGAAGTAGTTCGCCGATACAAGGGCAGGGTCCTGATCGAGGCCTCAGGGGGGGTCACGCTGGGAAATGTGCGTCAGGTCGCCGAGACGGGTGTGGATCTCATCTCTGTCGGGGCCCTCACCCACTCGCCTCGGGCCCTCGATATCAGTGTCGAGGTCCACCCCATCTGA